The genomic window ATATGCCGCAAGCGTCCATCCCCTTTGGCGATGACGTTTCAGCTGTCCTATTAGGCGATGAGCTTTTTGTTTTTAAGACCGATATGTTGGTCGGCGAGACGGATGTGCCCGAACGTATGAGTTTGTGGCAAGCAGCCCGTAAAGCTATTGTGATGAATGTGAGTGATTTTGCCGCTAAAGGTGCTAGGCCTCTTGTAGCCCTCGTGTCTTTAGGGTTGCCCTTCACGATGACTCGAAAAGGGCTTGAGGAAATTGCGAAGGGCTTAAACGCCGGAGTTCGTGAATATGGCGCATATATTGTCGGAGGCGATACTAACGAGGCTTCAGATTTAGTGATAAGTGTTTCAATGTTTGGTGTGGCTGAAAAAAGGTCGTTGATGTTGCGGAGCGGGGCCAAACCGGGCGACTTGGTGGCTGTCACGGGCTTTTTCGGGAGAGCCTCCGCTGGCTTAAAAATTCTTTTGGAAAAATTTGAAGCGCCTAAAAGCATACGTGATCCGCTTGTTGAAGCAGTTTTGATGCCTAAAGCCCGTTTAAAAGAAGGCTTAGCCTTAAACGCGAGCGGTGCAGTCACCGCGTCTATTGATTCAAGCGATGGGCTTGCATGGAGTCTTCATGAAATTGCAAAGGCTAGCGGTGTAGGTTTCTTCATTGACAATGTTCCGGTAGCTGCCGAAGCGGTGGAATTTGCTGAGTTAAATGGTTTAGATCCCTTAGAGCTCGCCCTTTACGGCGGCGAGGAATACGAGCTTGTTTTAACTATAAACCCGAAGCTTTGGAGCACGGCGGAAGAGGCCGTTAAAGGGGTGGGTGGAACCCTAATCAAGATCGGCAGGGTTACAGCCCAAAAAAAGTTGTTTTTAAATGTTGAAGGCGAAAAACGCGTCATAAAGCCTAAAGGCTGGGAACATTTCCGAAGGCATCAGAAATGAGCCACGCGCTCGAATATAAGACGGTTCTGGAATCTACATTCTGCGACAAACTTGGAAACGACAAAGTCAAGTGCACTCTTTGTGAAAGGAGATGTGAACTTTCTGACGGCCAGCTGGGCTTCTGTAAGACTAGGAGAAATATTTGCGGCAAACTTTACACGCTTGTTTATGGGGATATAAGTGCCATTGAAAGTCGCCCCATAGAGATAAAGCCTTTCTTCCATTATTGGCCCGGCTCAACAGCGTTGACTTTTTCCACGTGGTCATGTAATTTTGACTGTGTTTGGTGTCAGAATTTTCATTTGTCAAAGGCTAGCCCGAAGCCCGAAAGGGCACGTTACTATCCACCGGAAACGGTTGTAAGGCTAGCTCTTAAAGGTGGAGACGCCGGGTTATGTGCAAGTTTCCAAGAACCTACTCTTCTAGCTGACTGGGTTATCAAAACGTTTAGCATTGGCAAACGTATGGGAATTAAATACTGCTGTTTTGTCTCGAACGGTTACATGACTCTAGAAGCGTTAAAAGTGCTTCGTGATGCGGGACTGGACGGACTTAAAATTGACGTAAAAGGTGATCAAGAAACTTATACGAGATACTGTGGCGGAGTTGACGTTGAAAAAGTTTGGAGAAATGCAAGGGAAGCTAAACGTTTAGGCTTGCACGTTGAAATCGTGAACCTTGTGGTTAGCGGTGTTAACGACGATGAAAGCACATTAAGATGGATTATCGAAAAGCACTTAGAAAATGTTGGGCCAGAAACCCCGCTTCATTTTACCCGCTATTTCCCATCATATAAATTTTACAACCCACCAACGAAAATTGAAATTTTGGAGAAAGCCTACACGATGGCGAAAAAATTTGGGGTTTTATATCCTTACATTGGAAATGTAATGGGACACCCCTACGAAAACACTTACTGCCCCGATTGTAGAAAAATGCTCATAAAACGCTACGGCTACCATGTTTTAGAGTACTACGTAACCGCCGAAAATAAGTGTCCAAAATGCGGAGCTGAAATTCCAATAACCGGAAAATACTTGGGTAAGCGATCTTAAAACTATATCCTTTTATTTTTCAAGGTCTCTTTAAGCCCAAAAAAGGTGGCGGCTCCAATTCCTCTGCCAACAGCGGAAACCAGATAAGCTATTTGTAAACCTAAAACCAAGCCGTATAGCCCAACCGTTAAATCCGACAGGTAGCCGCCCAAAAGGGAACCAAAGACTGTAACAACGCCTATTATGAAGTTGTAAAAAGCTGTGAAGCTTCCTCGGTTCTTTTCCGGTGTAACATCAAGCAAGTAAGTTGTTACGGATGCTTGCTCAAAGGCGGCAACGGCTCCCCAGTAAGCTCCTATGGCAATTAAGATGTAAATGTTTGGCGAAAATGCGTAAGCTAGCGGAACAGTGACATAGCTAAATCTAACAAACAGTAGCAAGGGCTTTCTGCCAACAGTGTCTGCAAGCTTTCCAGCCCATCTTGCAAACATTATTGTGAATATTCCTTGCACCACCGAGAGCATAGCTATTTCCAGCATTGAAGCACCCAAAACTCTGACTTGGGTTATGGCGAAAAGGGGCCATGCAATTGACATGAAAAAGTTGTAGGTTGCACTGCACATACAATATCTTATAAAGTCTGGAGATTTTCCTGTAAGTTTCACTACGGCGATTAAGTCTGCGGTGAAAGAAATTTTTGTCTCGTTGTTTCGGTTTTTCTCTCTGACTTTAAGCATTATGATGGAAGATACCAATCCGCACGTCGTGGCAACTATAACTGGAATCACTAATTGTCCTCGCATGGTTCCGCCAAGAGTTGCCATTATAAAGCCAGAAGCAAATGTGGCTGTTAGGCTACCTATAGAAGCCCACATGTTTATAGTGGCATTAACCCTTCCAAGACTATGTTGAGGTACCAAATCTCCTATTAAGGCTGTCCAGGCTGGTGTAGCCATCGAAGCCAAAAGCGCTTGTAAAGCAATCAACAACACCAGCTGGCTTGCAGAATTTAAAATCGGCAGATAAATCCAGAGTAAAGCTCCAATTAAACCGCCGAAAACGATAAATGGGATTCTTCGTCCAAGCCTGTCACTTAGTTCTCCCCAGAAAAACTGCACTATGTTGTTTGAAAAATTGCTGACTGACTGAAGCCAACCCATCTCAGAGGAAGATGCTCCCAACTCCTTGACGGCGTAGGGTCCAACAAATGGGCTTATCATGCCTGCTCCAAGAGAGTTCGCTACTGAACGAACATAAACAACCTTCAAACTATCCGAATCCGCAATTGATTTGTTATGTTTTCCCATTAAGGTCTAAATTCTGTAAAGGGTTCTACCTCATGGATCTAAGAGAATCTTAAAAGTTAAACGGTTAATTCGAGGCTTCTAAATCATTAAGCGTTGAAGTAAAATTGCTGGTTTGAATGTTGATTTTCCATTTTTTATGTGGAAAATTTATATGAATAATTTCTTGATTCTATTTCAATCTCATTTCAAGGTTTGAAATTTTGGGCGAGAAGGTTATTTTCCAGTTTTCTTCCGCTTACTTTTTCGGATGATGGTGACGGTTGATTCTTCATCTATCCGTCTTATTTGAGCATTTGGATATAGGCGTTCAATGTCTCTCCTAACTTTTGCCGAATCCACTTTTCCATAAGTTTTGACGTCGATTATCGGGTTACCCTCCTCATCGTAGATCAGTGAAATGGAGTATCCAGCACCTATTTCGACCTTTGCTGGTTCCAAGATGAAGCCACAATCATCTGTGAGACTTACCTCAGCGTAGCTTGGGTTTTCACGTTTCTGTTTTCTCTCTGGCATACTAATTCACTGTCTAAAAGAAAAGAGGGAAGACTTTTAAAGGATTGCTGTCTTACAATAAAGATTGATTTTACACGCTAAGCCTAGTGTACCAGCAGTCTTTCCTCATACTTTCTCAAGTATTCGGCGGCTTCACCTACGTCCATGAATAGGTCGTCAACCCGTTGGACATCTTCAACTGTAACTTTGTCTCTATTGACTGATTTCGCATTTTGAGCTGCAAGGCTTAAAAGTTGTACAGCATACCTCATGGAACTTTTTGCTCCGACCTCAGCAAGCTTTTCCAGTGCATCTTTCTCCACCTTAATTTTTTCTTCTGCAGCGCGGATTCTGAGGATTTCCTTTATGCTTTCCAAGTCATAGGGCTGGGTTGCAATGATGACTGCACGGTCTATGAGGTCCACTGGGAACCCTAACGGGCTTCTTATGTCTGTTCCACGGATCCGCGCTACACCACGGTTTGTTGCGAGGATTATTATTGGCACGAGCTCGCTTTCCATGGCTCTTCCAAGAAAGCTGAAGGCCTCCAAATCTAAGAGATGGGCATCATCTATGAAGAGTACGCCGGGATGAATGAAGGCCTTACCGCTGTCCACCCACTCCTTCACTTGTTGATCGACGGCCATCCGCACTTCAGTGTCTATTTCCCTAGATTCAGAGCCTCCGAAGAACAGTGAGAAAAGTCCGCCTGAACGTTGCTTTGCATTTAACTCATCTAAATCAGCTAGTGTCAACATGTAAACAAACTCTTTCTCCTTCAAGACTTTGCCGTTTGGACGTGGCACCTTTCGTCTAGTGTCCACGTCGTAGGTTTTACCCTTCTGGCTTTCCAGGCAAAGTCCGAGGTTGACAACCCTGCCGGTTTCAGCGTCTATTTGGATGACATGGCCTTCAGATATGCCTTCGGCAATCACCTGCTGAGCTATAGAGGCGCCGGCTTCAATGGTTTTCTCTTCTTCCTTTGTCTTTAACGTCAGCCTTACGCTTTCTGGAATTTTCTGGTATGGATTATATGGATGCGGTGCTGTTCGAATGTCCACCATGGTAACTTCGCCTTCGTAAACTTTTCGCATTTCATGGATTTCAACGCCTATGCATTTTCTTATGGCTTCTATGAGGACCTCGGTTTTCTTACGTTCAGTGCTGTAAATTTCGCTGCCGCTCATCTGAATGAATGGAACATTCTCACCAAGCTCCTTAGAAATAGCCACGGCGATAGCGGTTTTTCCAGTGCCGGGCGGTCCAGCTAAAATTATACATTTTCCGCTGAGTTTCCCTTCTTTAATCATTTTTACGACGAGACCAGCGGCTTCTCTAGCTTTTTCCTGTCCAACCATTCCGTCCTTTATTTTCACAGCTTTCAAGTTTTCGTC from Candidatus Bathyarchaeota archaeon includes these protein-coding regions:
- the thiL gene encoding thiamine-phosphate kinase — protein: MQKLGDIGERKAIALILRHLENMPQASIPFGDDVSAVLLGDELFVFKTDMLVGETDVPERMSLWQAARKAIVMNVSDFAAKGARPLVALVSLGLPFTMTRKGLEEIAKGLNAGVREYGAYIVGGDTNEASDLVISVSMFGVAEKRSLMLRSGAKPGDLVAVTGFFGRASAGLKILLEKFEAPKSIRDPLVEAVLMPKARLKEGLALNASGAVTASIDSSDGLAWSLHEIAKASGVGFFIDNVPVAAEAVEFAELNGLDPLELALYGGEEYELVLTINPKLWSTAEEAVKGVGGTLIKIGRVTAQKKLFLNVEGEKRVIKPKGWEHFRRHQK
- a CDS encoding radical SAM protein, with amino-acid sequence MSHALEYKTVLESTFCDKLGNDKVKCTLCERRCELSDGQLGFCKTRRNICGKLYTLVYGDISAIESRPIEIKPFFHYWPGSTALTFSTWSCNFDCVWCQNFHLSKASPKPERARYYPPETVVRLALKGGDAGLCASFQEPTLLADWVIKTFSIGKRMGIKYCCFVSNGYMTLEALKVLRDAGLDGLKIDVKGDQETYTRYCGGVDVEKVWRNAREAKRLGLHVEIVNLVVSGVNDDESTLRWIIEKHLENVGPETPLHFTRYFPSYKFYNPPTKIEILEKAYTMAKKFGVLYPYIGNVMGHPYENTYCPDCRKMLIKRYGYHVLEYYVTAENKCPKCGAEIPITGKYLGKRS
- a CDS encoding MFS transporter, whose translation is MKVVYVRSVANSLGAGMISPFVGPYAVKELGASSSEMGWLQSVSNFSNNIVQFFWGELSDRLGRRIPFIVFGGLIGALLWIYLPILNSASQLVLLIALQALLASMATPAWTALIGDLVPQHSLGRVNATINMWASIGSLTATFASGFIMATLGGTMRGQLVIPVIVATTCGLVSSIIMLKVREKNRNNETKISFTADLIAVVKLTGKSPDFIRYCMCSATYNFFMSIAWPLFAITQVRVLGASMLEIAMLSVVQGIFTIMFARWAGKLADTVGRKPLLLFVRFSYVTVPLAYAFSPNIYILIAIGAYWGAVAAFEQASVTTYLLDVTPEKNRGSFTAFYNFIIGVVTVFGSLLGGYLSDLTVGLYGLVLGLQIAYLVSAVGRGIGAATFFGLKETLKNKRI
- a CDS encoding RuvB-like helicase, whose amino-acid sequence is MAAIRELPTTTVSKFERIGAHTHIKGLGLDENLKAVKIKDGMVGQEKAREAAGLVVKMIKEGKLSGKCIILAGPPGTGKTAIAVAISKELGENVPFIQMSGSEIYSTERKKTEVLIEAIRKCIGVEIHEMRKVYEGEVTMVDIRTAPHPYNPYQKIPESVRLTLKTKEEEKTIEAGASIAQQVIAEGISEGHVIQIDAETGRVVNLGLCLESQKGKTYDVDTRRKVPRPNGKVLKEKEFVYMLTLADLDELNAKQRSGGLFSLFFGGSESREIDTEVRMAVDQQVKEWVDSGKAFIHPGVLFIDDAHLLDLEAFSFLGRAMESELVPIIILATNRGVARIRGTDIRSPLGFPVDLIDRAVIIATQPYDLESIKEILRIRAAEEKIKVEKDALEKLAEVGAKSSMRYAVQLLSLAAQNAKSVNRDKVTVEDVQRVDDLFMDVGEAAEYLRKYEERLLVH